ATCACATTCACATCACACAAACACAATCTCAACTCCAAAACAATCTCTAATTTACCTACCTTGGCACAAAATGCTTCATACGGTACACAGATTCCAAAGATTCATACTGTACATCCTACAAAAACCcgaaaatcaaaacacatactTCACTCTCAAACCATGaatttcaaaatcaagaaaGCTCAAAAATTTAAACCTGGAAAGGGTTAAAATTGGAACTTGGACTAATCCCATAACCATTAGGTAATGATGAAGATACAGTGAGGTGATCCACACCGTAACGTTCAATAGactcatctcctcctcctccttgtccttcatcatcatcatcttcctcaaccCCTCTTCTAGACATAAACCCAatcatctcatctctctcactcacttcCCTCTCCAATTCGTTAACCCTATTCATAAACTCTTCCCTCTCTTCTTCCATTTCGTGAATCCGATTCAACAACCGTTTCTCCTCTTCTTGCCACGCGTTCCTGTGACTAGCGAAGATGTCGACGACACGCGCGTTGGCTTTCGAGTCCTCCACGCGCCGTGATTTCATCTGACGGACTTGTTCCTCCGCCGTCGCGAGCCGCCGTTTAAGCTCTTTGACTTCGGATGTTAGTTTAGGGACGAGTGAGATTGCGTCGTTTGGGAGATGAGCTAGCATTACTGAGAAGCTTAAACCTAGAAATGACTTGGCTAGCTTCTTCAATtcatgctcttcttcttcttcctcgacgAAGCTTCTcgttctcaatctctcttcttcaggTTCAGAAACAGTCGCCATTTTTGTGAAGCtcaga
The sequence above is drawn from the Camelina sativa cultivar DH55 chromosome 4, Cs, whole genome shotgun sequence genome and encodes:
- the LOC104780406 gene encoding uncharacterized protein LOC104780406 isoform X1, giving the protein MATVSEPEEERLRTRSFVEEEEEEHELKKLAKSFLGLSFSVMLAHLPNDAISLVPKLTSEVKELKRRLATAEEQVRQMKSRRVEDSKANARVVDIFASHRNAWQEEEKRLLNRIHEMEEEREEFMNRVNELEREVSERDEMIGFMSRRGVEEDDDDEGQGGGGDESIERYGVDHLTVSSSLPNGYGISPSSNFNPFQDVQYESLESVYRMKHFVPRRESPWKIDSEATGVSAKLRLLEEELVNLEKVCRSDISKVPSLLRKQAKRYQALSGKIDDLCRRMQSSDPCDATLGPEFRTQRQTEFLLECFRLKQRASETGQKLVSLQTEITRSNQGDHLNQAKMNTGRTLDLIKNNLKEVQRNLEIWLARIIGDLEGILARDGASRVREFYVARYPFVQ
- the LOC104780406 gene encoding uncharacterized protein LOC104780406 isoform X2, yielding MATVSEPEEERLRTRSFVEEEEEEHELKKLAKSFLGLSFSVMLAHLPNDAISLVPKLTSEVKELKRRLATAEEQVRQMKSRRVEDSKANARVVDIFASHRNAWQEEEKRLLNRIHEMEEEREEFMNRVNELEREVSERDEMIGFMSRRGVEEDDDDEGQGGGGDESIERYGVDHLTVSSSLPNGYGISPSSNFNPFQDVQYESLESVYRMKHFVPRRESPWKIDSEATGVSAKLRLLEEELVNLEKVCRSDISKVPSLLRKQAKRYQALSGKIDDLCRRMSSDPCDATLGPEFRTQRQTEFLLECFRLKQRASETGQKLVSLQTEITRSNQGDHLNQAKMNTGRTLDLIKNNLKEVQRNLEIWLARIIGDLEGILARDGASRVREFYVARYPFVQ